A window of Longispora fulva contains these coding sequences:
- a CDS encoding sigma-70 family RNA polymerase sigma factor: MELARTDLIPRAQAGDGEAFRTLTEPHRRELQAHCYRMLGSLQDAEDALQDTLLSAWQGIAGFQERASIRTWLYRIATTRCLNARRAAGRRLAKEWDIPTVEPPEPTRLGEVVWLEPYPDAVLVGAVDLPPGPEARYEQTEAISLAFVTALQVLPARQLAVLILRDVLGFHAKEVADMLDATVESVKSALKRARRSLQDRHPLTGDREPPPASGSPAEEAVVAEFVRAYQSADLDALVALLTDDVFMSMPPMPFEYEGRDAVAGFCALILGSGRAFELVPTRANGQPAFGAYVRGQGGVSHATGLFVLTLSGDRIRAMTRFEKDVFPWFGLPRSLPSR, from the coding sequence GTGGAGCTGGCGAGAACCGACCTCATTCCCAGGGCGCAGGCCGGGGACGGCGAGGCGTTCCGGACGCTGACCGAGCCGCATCGTCGGGAGCTGCAAGCGCACTGCTACCGGATGCTCGGATCCTTACAGGACGCCGAGGACGCTCTCCAGGACACGTTGCTGTCGGCCTGGCAGGGAATCGCCGGGTTTCAGGAGCGCGCCTCGATCCGCACCTGGCTCTACCGCATCGCCACCACCCGGTGCCTCAACGCGCGCCGCGCGGCCGGCCGGCGCCTGGCCAAGGAGTGGGACATCCCCACGGTCGAACCGCCCGAGCCGACCCGCCTGGGCGAGGTGGTGTGGCTGGAACCCTATCCCGACGCCGTGCTGGTGGGAGCGGTCGACTTACCGCCCGGCCCGGAGGCCCGCTACGAGCAGACCGAAGCCATCTCCCTGGCCTTCGTCACCGCGCTTCAAGTCCTTCCGGCCCGCCAGCTCGCCGTCCTCATCCTGCGGGACGTCCTCGGATTCCACGCCAAGGAGGTGGCCGACATGCTCGACGCGACCGTGGAGTCCGTCAAGAGCGCCCTCAAACGTGCCCGCAGAAGCCTGCAGGACCGCCACCCGTTGACGGGCGACCGCGAACCGCCCCCGGCCTCCGGCTCGCCCGCGGAGGAGGCGGTCGTGGCAGAGTTCGTCCGCGCGTACCAGTCCGCCGATCTCGACGCGCTGGTGGCGCTCCTGACGGACGACGTGTTCATGTCGATGCCGCCGATGCCGTTCGAGTACGAGGGTCGTGACGCGGTGGCCGGCTTCTGCGCCCTGATCCTGGGCTCGGGCCGGGCGTTCGAGCTCGTGCCGACACGAGCCAACGGCCAACCCGCGTTTGGGGCGTACGTGCGCGGCCAGGGCGGTGTCTCTCACGCGACGGGCCTGTTCGTCCTCACGCTGTCCGGCGACCGGATCCGCGCCATGACCCGGTTCGAGAAGGACGTGTTCCCCTGGTTCGGGCTGCCAAGATCGCTCCCGAGCCGCTAG
- a CDS encoding condensation domain-containing protein translates to MPASFTQEERLLVGRGIHVPNNSVAIGLHLLGPLDVGALERAVAALVARHEMLRSTFPEDPAGCRIAVTDGRDITLRRLPAFGGVEQALAALAQAAQVPFDLAGGPLFRATLARISDAEHILGLTLDHILVDGLSCQILQRDLLALYDRETGQGPDLSPLDLQFADYATWERAYLRGEPLERLMGHWRNALAGIDAIPASGLTDPDAPAGRTAGLALRKAAIPTDLRDALDRTARAGRVSLFAVLSAALKAVVHGRRRRLRDDDAADVAVLGSLSNRGHRAMKDVVGYFATPTVLRTNLAGDPTLAELATREAQVVFGALCHQEVPHALITRELSPGQYGIRHRFGQADVPRYINFDMAQDWGAALRQPARLRVRTARVPVSEVPRGGLRLIAREKADSLVLEFRYRTDFYGAPWAETFLADYVRLLNLWPTRPSSRLSELGL, encoded by the coding sequence ATGCCGGCGTCGTTCACCCAGGAGGAGCGCCTGCTGGTCGGGCGCGGTATCCACGTGCCGAACAATTCCGTCGCGATCGGGCTGCACCTGCTCGGCCCGCTGGACGTCGGCGCCCTGGAACGGGCGGTCGCCGCGCTCGTCGCGCGGCACGAGATGCTGCGGTCGACCTTCCCCGAGGACCCGGCCGGCTGCCGGATCGCCGTGACCGACGGCCGGGACATCACCCTGCGTCGCCTGCCCGCCTTCGGCGGCGTGGAGCAGGCGCTCGCGGCGTTGGCACAGGCCGCGCAGGTGCCGTTCGACCTGGCCGGTGGTCCGCTGTTCCGGGCCACCCTGGCCAGGATCTCCGACGCCGAGCACATCCTGGGACTGACGCTCGACCACATCCTGGTCGACGGCCTGTCCTGCCAGATCCTGCAGCGCGACCTGCTCGCCCTCTACGACCGGGAGACCGGCCAGGGCCCCGACCTGTCCCCGCTCGACCTGCAGTTCGCCGACTACGCGACGTGGGAACGCGCCTACCTGCGCGGCGAACCGCTGGAGCGGCTGATGGGCCACTGGCGCAACGCGTTGGCCGGCATCGACGCGATCCCCGCCTCCGGCCTCACCGACCCCGACGCACCGGCCGGGCGAACGGCCGGGCTGGCGCTCCGCAAGGCCGCCATCCCGACCGACCTGCGCGACGCCCTGGACCGGACCGCCCGTGCCGGGCGGGTCTCGCTGTTCGCGGTGCTGTCCGCCGCGCTCAAGGCGGTCGTGCACGGCCGCCGACGGCGACTGCGGGACGACGACGCGGCGGACGTCGCCGTGCTCGGCTCGCTGAGCAACCGCGGCCACCGGGCCATGAAGGACGTCGTCGGCTACTTCGCCACCCCCACGGTGCTGCGCACGAACCTTGCCGGCGACCCCACTCTCGCCGAGCTCGCTACCCGGGAGGCACAGGTCGTGTTCGGCGCGCTGTGCCACCAGGAGGTGCCGCACGCGTTGATCACCCGCGAGCTCAGCCCCGGGCAGTACGGCATCAGGCACCGGTTCGGGCAGGCGGACGTGCCCCGGTACATCAACTTCGACATGGCCCAGGACTGGGGTGCCGCACTGCGGCAACCCGCGCGTCTGCGGGTACGCACCGCCCGCGTCCCGGTGTCCGAGGTGCCCCGCGGCGGCCTGCGCCTCATCGCGCGGGAGAAGGCCGACTCGCTCGTGCTGGAGTTCCGGTACCGTACGGACTTCTACGGCGCGCCCTGGGCCGAGACGTTCCTGGCCGACTATGTCAGGCTGCTGAACCTGTGGCCGACCCGGCCGAGCAGCCGGTTGTCGGAGCTGGGGCTGTGA
- a CDS encoding HAD family hydrolase, translated as MTPPYRLVATDLDGTLLRSDGSLPAGTVEVLRHLRGRGVETVFVTARHPSAVLALDVPRSAVDLAIVCAGAAWYELPTGRFLHEQPLGPSVCAHLVHELRAAVPGVRFGWNTSEVPGDVVVEPGYFPAGTPAGWRTAATGSMDRPVLKLFARAPRGGERDFAAVADGLLLGRARIVHSTVGFVDLTRPDVSKVSALRALCSERGVSAAEVLAFGDAGADLEMLRWAGHGVAVANAEPEVRAVADAVAGDCDDEGVAAYVSACFHLEGLV; from the coding sequence GTGACGCCGCCGTACCGGCTGGTCGCCACGGATCTGGACGGCACCCTGCTGCGTTCCGACGGTTCGCTGCCGGCGGGCACCGTGGAGGTGCTTCGCCACCTGCGCGGCCGGGGTGTCGAGACCGTGTTCGTCACCGCGCGGCACCCGAGTGCCGTCCTCGCGTTGGACGTGCCCCGGTCTGCGGTCGACCTGGCGATCGTCTGCGCCGGGGCGGCCTGGTACGAGTTGCCCACCGGCCGGTTCCTGCACGAACAGCCCCTCGGCCCCTCGGTGTGCGCGCACCTCGTGCACGAATTGCGGGCGGCGGTGCCCGGCGTGCGCTTCGGGTGGAACACGTCGGAGGTTCCCGGCGACGTTGTCGTCGAACCCGGCTACTTCCCCGCCGGCACACCGGCCGGTTGGCGGACCGCGGCCACGGGGAGCATGGACCGCCCCGTGCTGAAGTTGTTCGCCCGCGCCCCACGCGGCGGTGAACGCGACTTCGCGGCGGTCGCCGACGGCCTCCTGCTCGGCAGGGCCCGGATCGTGCACAGCACCGTCGGCTTCGTGGACCTCACCCGTCCCGATGTGAGCAAGGTGTCCGCACTGCGGGCGCTGTGCTCCGAACGCGGCGTCTCCGCCGCTGAGGTCCTCGCGTTCGGCGACGCGGGTGCCGACCTGGAGATGCTGCGCTGGGCCGGCCACGGGGTCGCCGTCGCCAACGCGGAACCGGAAGTACGCGCGGTCGCCGACGCGGTGGCTGGGGACTGCGACGACGAGGGCGTGGCCGCCTACGTGAGCGCGTGCTTCCACCTCGAAGGGCTGGTGTGA
- a CDS encoding putative quinol monooxygenase, with the protein MVSASEKRISEPASGSGIDWNTHEMVYSVGIWTVKPGHEEEFVATWQAFADWTAVEFAGQGDVAHLLRDQADPQHYISFGGWPDADTLARWRSSPQFGEHVGRLRAHVDGFVPGTYDVAAEIHP; encoded by the coding sequence ATGGTGAGCGCCTCTGAGAAGCGCATCTCAGAACCGGCTTCTGGGAGCGGGATCGACTGGAATACTCATGAGATGGTGTATTCCGTGGGAATCTGGACAGTGAAGCCTGGTCATGAGGAAGAGTTCGTGGCCACGTGGCAGGCGTTCGCCGACTGGACGGCTGTCGAGTTCGCGGGGCAGGGCGACGTCGCCCACCTGCTGCGCGACCAGGCTGATCCGCAGCACTACATCAGCTTCGGCGGCTGGCCCGACGCCGACACGCTCGCCCGGTGGCGGTCCAGCCCGCAGTTCGGCGAGCACGTCGGGCGCCTCAGAGCGCACGTGGACGGCTTCGTGCCGGGCACCTACGACGTCGCCGCCGAGATCCACCCGTAG
- a CDS encoding GNAT family N-acetyltransferase, producing MSANPPIDLVEIATGRYQLRPPSTRDAADLWSMADDPAILRWNMQIGGLPHEAAAREWCERMADWSDGTRATFIVSNATEDRLLGIVVLHHIDSAQQSAEVGYTVAPWARGRGIAVAAVNSICRWGYDALDLVRIGLLHSTHNTASCRVAERSGFALEGVTRSSYRYADGRLHDEHLHARLRTDPPVS from the coding sequence ATGAGCGCGAACCCACCGATAGACCTCGTCGAGATCGCAACCGGTCGTTACCAACTACGTCCACCGTCGACCCGTGACGCGGCCGACCTGTGGTCGATGGCCGACGATCCGGCGATCCTGCGCTGGAACATGCAGATCGGTGGACTCCCGCACGAGGCCGCGGCCCGCGAGTGGTGCGAGCGGATGGCTGACTGGAGCGACGGCACGAGGGCGACGTTCATCGTGTCGAACGCGACCGAGGACAGACTTCTGGGGATTGTCGTCCTGCACCACATCGACTCCGCGCAGCAGTCGGCTGAGGTCGGCTACACCGTCGCGCCCTGGGCTCGTGGACGGGGCATCGCGGTGGCCGCGGTGAACTCGATCTGCCGCTGGGGATATGACGCGCTGGACCTGGTCCGGATCGGTCTGCTGCACTCGACCCACAACACGGCGTCATGCCGGGTGGCGGAGAGATCCGGGTTCGCGCTGGAAGGGGTGACCCGGTCCTCGTACCGGTACGCGGACGGGCGACTACACGACGAACATCTGCACGCGCGGCTCCGCACGGACCCGCCGGTGTCCTGA
- a CDS encoding SigE family RNA polymerase sigma factor, producing MSDAEFVGYVRERMDWLRRVAHLLCPDWHDADDLVQVTITRLYLYWRRARQADSVDAYVRTIMLRVFLGERRARWRKRVLLVADPPEMVGEADPTTGVAVRTALAAVPARQRATLVLRFYLDLSVAETADALRCSEGTVKSQTACGLATLRAHLTHQES from the coding sequence GTGAGTGACGCGGAGTTTGTGGGCTATGTCCGGGAGCGGATGGACTGGCTGCGGAGGGTGGCTCATCTGTTGTGTCCGGACTGGCACGACGCCGATGATCTGGTGCAGGTGACGATCACCCGGTTGTATCTGTACTGGCGGCGGGCGCGGCAGGCCGACAGTGTGGACGCCTATGTCCGCACGATCATGTTGCGGGTGTTTTTGGGCGAGCGCCGGGCCCGGTGGCGCAAACGGGTCCTGCTCGTGGCGGATCCGCCGGAGATGGTCGGGGAGGCGGACCCCACCACGGGGGTGGCGGTCCGCACGGCCCTTGCCGCGGTGCCCGCGCGGCAGCGGGCGACGCTGGTCTTGCGGTTTTACCTGGATCTGTCCGTCGCGGAGACCGCCGATGCCTTGCGCTGCTCGGAAGGGACCGTCAAGAGTCAGACCGCCTGCGGTCTGGCCACCTTGCGCGCACATCTGACCCACCAGGAGAGCTGA
- a CDS encoding MFS transporter produces the protein MSPRRPSGMRGYTVLWAGQVMSVSGARMVAFAFGIWLFQRTHSTVDLAAMTMTAFVATMACSPFAGAAIDRLPRRLTIVASDAGSGVVLLVLAILFATGGVEVWQLYAANAVIGAFVAFQGPAYSATIAVMVDEKHYVRANAMRSMAESIPSILAPASGAAVLQLVGIEGVVLGALAASLVAVGTAFCAAIPDAGDRGAARRQGLWSGAWSGFRYIAGRRGLLGIQLTFFAISLISAMGWQVLTPMVLLRTGDDEVAAGLVQTVGAVGGVVGGLVMTALPSPARRIRGALAAIIVYMLLGRLVLGVGDGPLWWAAGWFSAWLCMPFLRGYLDAIWQRKVDTGMQGRVFGARQFLDNLSLPIALGAVGPLVDRVLEPGMREGGALAAVFGGLVTPGPGGGMALVFLGTGAVGTLVGVAAFLVPAIRDVDTDLPDHDHRTPSTTEELVQA, from the coding sequence ATGAGTCCGCGCCGTCCCTCGGGCATGCGGGGCTACACCGTCCTGTGGGCCGGGCAGGTGATGTCGGTCAGCGGGGCCCGCATGGTCGCCTTCGCCTTCGGCATCTGGTTGTTCCAGCGCACGCACAGCACGGTCGACCTGGCCGCGATGACCATGACCGCGTTCGTCGCGACCATGGCGTGCAGCCCGTTCGCGGGCGCCGCGATCGACCGGTTGCCCCGCCGCCTGACCATCGTGGCCAGCGACGCGGGCTCAGGCGTCGTACTTCTCGTGCTCGCGATCCTCTTCGCCACCGGCGGCGTCGAGGTGTGGCAGCTGTACGCGGCGAACGCCGTGATCGGAGCGTTCGTCGCGTTCCAGGGCCCCGCGTACTCGGCGACGATCGCCGTGATGGTCGACGAGAAGCACTACGTCAGGGCCAATGCGATGCGGTCGATGGCCGAGTCCATCCCGAGCATCCTCGCCCCGGCCTCGGGCGCCGCCGTCTTGCAACTCGTCGGCATCGAGGGGGTCGTCCTCGGCGCGCTCGCCGCCTCCCTCGTGGCCGTCGGCACCGCGTTCTGCGCGGCGATTCCGGACGCCGGCGACCGGGGCGCCGCCCGGCGGCAGGGGCTGTGGTCGGGTGCCTGGTCGGGGTTCCGCTACATCGCCGGACGCCGCGGGCTGCTCGGCATCCAGCTCACGTTCTTCGCGATCAGCCTGATCTCCGCGATGGGATGGCAGGTCCTCACCCCTATGGTGCTGCTGCGCACCGGGGACGACGAGGTTGCCGCCGGCCTGGTCCAGACCGTGGGGGCCGTCGGCGGCGTCGTCGGCGGCCTGGTGATGACCGCGTTGCCGTCCCCGGCCCGGCGGATCCGGGGGGCACTGGCGGCGATCATCGTCTACATGCTCCTCGGGCGGCTCGTCCTGGGCGTCGGCGACGGCCCGCTGTGGTGGGCGGCCGGCTGGTTCAGCGCCTGGTTGTGCATGCCGTTCCTGCGCGGGTACCTCGACGCGATCTGGCAGCGAAAGGTCGACACCGGCATGCAAGGCCGGGTGTTCGGGGCGCGCCAGTTCCTCGACAACCTGTCGCTGCCGATCGCATTGGGTGCGGTCGGCCCGCTCGTCGACCGGGTGCTGGAGCCCGGCATGCGTGAGGGCGGGGCACTGGCGGCGGTTTTCGGCGGGCTGGTGACGCCCGGCCCCGGCGGGGGCATGGCACTCGTCTTCCTGGGTACCGGAGCCGTCGGCACCCTCGTCGGCGTGGCCGCGTTCCTGGTACCGGCCATCCGCGACGTGGACACCGACCTCCCCGACCACGACCACCGCACGCCGTCGACGACCGAGGAACTGGTGCAGGCGTGA
- a CDS encoding acyl carrier protein yields MTEAAFYQNMTAFLSQLDDEAGAPDIGPDDNLFDEGLVTSMSVVRIVAHFETLVGHRVDVARHGLERFFTLREMYQLANALGAPGART; encoded by the coding sequence ATGACCGAAGCGGCCTTCTACCAGAACATGACGGCCTTCCTCAGCCAGCTCGACGACGAGGCCGGGGCGCCGGACATCGGACCAGACGACAACCTGTTCGACGAGGGCCTGGTCACGTCCATGTCGGTGGTGCGGATCGTCGCGCACTTCGAGACACTCGTCGGCCACCGCGTCGACGTCGCCCGGCACGGCCTCGAACGGTTCTTCACCCTCCGCGAGATGTACCAGCTGGCGAACGCTCTGGGAGCTCCCGGTGCGCGCACCTGA
- a CDS encoding amino acid adenylation domain-containing protein gives MDSLVARFAARVAAAPGAPAVVDGALSLSYADLDRWSDAVHARLLAEGVREGQLVGLSVSRGARAVAGIIGILKAGCAYVPLDPAYPAARRNLMTADSGVPVVLVDAPDRSAGVAAGAVRTAVLPGPFESADRTTSSWPVDADAPAYVIYTSGSTGTPKGVPVRHRQILDLFDASARHFTFLASDAWTLFHSHSFDFSVWEMWGALLHGARLVCVPDSARVVPAGFVELLVRERITVLNAVPSVFGHLLRGTDHAMLALRYVVFGGESVDPAALAGWLVPGAPELVNMYGITETTVHVTHRRMTTEDLRFTGPGTLIGVPLPHLDVLLLDVEGRPVPAGARGELHVGGSGVADGYLGRPELTASRFPVLPGLDGEPCRYFRSGDMASWSAEHGSLVYHGRLDDQVQIRGFRIELGEVEAALRAGTGVAGTGVADAVVAVERNDHGEDVLVACVVPAGMARPSARALRREVALTLPRHMVPERIRVIDELPRTASGKVDRRNTG, from the coding sequence ATGGATTCGCTGGTCGCCCGGTTCGCGGCCAGGGTCGCCGCCGCGCCCGGGGCACCCGCTGTCGTCGACGGCGCACTGTCACTCAGCTACGCGGACCTGGACCGCTGGTCCGACGCGGTGCACGCCCGGCTGCTCGCGGAGGGCGTCCGGGAGGGGCAGCTGGTGGGGTTGAGCGTGTCCCGCGGCGCGCGGGCCGTGGCGGGGATCATCGGGATACTCAAGGCGGGATGCGCCTACGTCCCGCTCGACCCGGCCTACCCGGCGGCCCGGCGGAACCTGATGACCGCGGACTCCGGCGTCCCAGTGGTTCTGGTCGACGCCCCGGACCGTTCGGCCGGGGTCGCCGCAGGCGCGGTGCGGACCGCCGTCCTGCCCGGCCCGTTCGAATCCGCCGACCGAACCACGTCGTCCTGGCCGGTGGACGCGGACGCGCCGGCCTACGTCATCTACACGTCCGGCTCGACCGGTACGCCCAAAGGCGTGCCGGTCCGGCACCGCCAGATCCTGGACCTGTTCGACGCGTCGGCCCGCCACTTCACCTTCCTGGCGTCTGACGCGTGGACCCTGTTCCACTCGCACAGTTTCGACTTCTCGGTATGGGAGATGTGGGGCGCGCTGCTGCACGGCGCCCGCCTCGTGTGCGTGCCCGACTCCGCGCGCGTCGTTCCGGCCGGGTTCGTCGAACTGCTGGTCCGGGAACGGATCACGGTACTCAACGCCGTGCCGTCCGTATTCGGCCACCTCCTCCGCGGGACCGACCATGCCATGTTGGCCCTGCGGTACGTCGTCTTCGGCGGGGAGTCCGTCGACCCGGCCGCGCTGGCCGGCTGGCTGGTCCCGGGCGCACCCGAACTGGTCAACATGTACGGCATCACCGAGACGACCGTGCACGTCACCCACCGCCGGATGACGACGGAGGACCTGCGGTTCACGGGGCCCGGCACCCTGATCGGCGTCCCCCTGCCCCACCTGGACGTGCTCCTGCTCGACGTGGAAGGCCGGCCGGTCCCGGCGGGCGCGCGCGGCGAACTGCACGTGGGCGGGTCGGGAGTGGCCGACGGCTACCTGGGCCGACCGGAACTCACGGCGAGCCGCTTCCCCGTGCTGCCGGGCCTGGACGGCGAGCCGTGCCGGTACTTCCGGTCCGGGGACATGGCGAGCTGGTCGGCAGAGCACGGCAGCCTCGTCTACCACGGCCGCCTGGACGACCAGGTGCAGATCCGCGGATTCCGGATCGAACTCGGCGAGGTCGAGGCCGCGTTGCGGGCCGGCACGGGGGTGGCCGGCACGGGGGTGGCCGACGCGGTGGTGGCGGTGGAGCGCAACGACCATGGCGAGGATGTCCTCGTCGCGTGCGTGGTGCCTGCGGGCATGGCACGTCCGTCGGCGCGGGCACTGCGCCGCGAGGTCGCGTTGACGCTCCCCCGGCACATGGTGCCAGAGCGGATTCGCGTGATCGACGAACTGCCCCGCACCGCGTCGGGCAAGGTCGACCGGCGCAACACGGGTTGA
- a CDS encoding methyltransferase has product MAVDLGMAQINQLAFGYWQSQVLFAAVRTGVFDALAAEPLPAGPVGDRCGLEAGPALRLLDACVAVRLLTRSADGIYANAGHTQRLLTTGSTESVVRWARVMSRWYEPWGNVTEALRRGGSVEERALRLGDDPAYAEDFILGMHEYNARSADALARSIDQLGARTLVDVGGGAGTYSVAFCRAWDDVRCEVVDLESVVPLTRRTVEDAGFADRVTVRAGDYYRDSFGSGVDVVLLSNVLHQESPAHCLDILRRARAALVDRGRVLVHGHFLDEDRTSPVFTTLHNLSALVLWDGGRSYTTAEMAELMAQAGLTDVREFPAAEPSAKLLIGRTHEATTEGAHP; this is encoded by the coding sequence ATGGCCGTTGACCTGGGAATGGCACAGATCAACCAACTCGCCTTCGGGTACTGGCAGTCCCAGGTGCTGTTCGCCGCCGTGCGAACCGGGGTCTTCGACGCGCTCGCCGCCGAACCGTTGCCGGCCGGCCCGGTCGGCGACCGTTGCGGGCTGGAGGCCGGCCCGGCTCTGCGCCTGCTGGACGCCTGCGTGGCGGTCCGGCTGCTCACCCGCTCCGCCGACGGGATCTACGCCAACGCCGGCCACACCCAGCGGCTGCTCACTACCGGCTCCACCGAGTCGGTGGTGCGGTGGGCGCGGGTGATGTCGCGCTGGTACGAGCCGTGGGGGAATGTCACCGAGGCGCTGCGCAGGGGCGGGTCGGTGGAGGAACGCGCGCTGCGCCTCGGCGACGACCCCGCCTACGCGGAGGACTTCATTCTCGGCATGCACGAGTACAACGCGCGGTCCGCCGACGCGCTGGCCCGGTCGATCGACCAGCTCGGCGCCCGGACCCTCGTGGATGTCGGCGGCGGGGCCGGGACGTACAGCGTCGCGTTCTGCCGCGCGTGGGACGACGTGCGGTGCGAGGTGGTGGACCTGGAGTCCGTCGTTCCGCTGACCCGACGGACGGTCGAGGACGCCGGGTTCGCCGACCGGGTGACCGTGCGGGCCGGTGACTACTACAGGGACTCCTTCGGTTCCGGGGTCGACGTGGTGCTGCTGTCCAATGTGCTGCACCAGGAGAGCCCGGCGCACTGCCTGGACATTCTGCGCCGGGCGCGCGCCGCGCTGGTCGACCGCGGCCGGGTGCTGGTGCACGGTCACTTCCTCGACGAGGACCGCACCTCACCGGTGTTCACCACGCTGCACAACCTGTCCGCGCTCGTCCTGTGGGACGGCGGGCGCAGTTACACGACGGCCGAGATGGCGGAGCTGATGGCCCAGGCGGGCCTGACGGATGTGCGGGAGTTCCCGGCGGCGGAGCCGTCCGCGAAGCTCCTGATCGGACGGACACACGAGGCAACCACTGAAGGAGCGCACCCATAA
- a CDS encoding cysteine hydrolase family protein, which yields MTFDDPYTAPHFDSATLVTIDVQRDFLSEAPHGVPGTTEVLPNLRAVIAAFRAARRPVIHIVRLYDVGGANAEPSRRRLLESGVQLVAPGTPGSQLADGLAPPNAPELDPDALRAGEPQVLGPDEYALFKPRWGAFYGTTLDELLRTLGVDTLVFAGCNLPNCPRASIIEASERDYRVILVPDAVSRTTDTGLSEIAGLGVHLISTTALISHLAG from the coding sequence ATGACCTTTGATGATCCCTACACCGCGCCGCACTTCGACTCCGCCACGCTCGTCACGATCGACGTGCAACGCGACTTCCTTTCCGAGGCGCCCCACGGCGTGCCCGGCACGACCGAGGTCCTGCCCAACCTCCGGGCGGTGATCGCCGCGTTCCGGGCGGCCCGACGCCCCGTGATCCACATCGTCCGGCTCTACGACGTCGGCGGCGCCAACGCAGAACCATCCCGACGCAGACTTCTGGAAAGCGGTGTACAGCTCGTCGCGCCCGGCACACCCGGCAGCCAACTCGCCGACGGCCTCGCACCGCCGAACGCACCGGAACTCGACCCTGACGCCCTCCGCGCCGGCGAACCCCAGGTCCTGGGACCGGACGAGTACGCGCTGTTCAAACCCCGGTGGGGAGCCTTCTACGGCACGACACTCGACGAACTGCTACGGACCCTCGGCGTGGACACCCTGGTATTCGCCGGATGCAACCTGCCCAACTGTCCCCGAGCCAGCATCATCGAGGCCAGCGAACGCGACTACCGCGTCATCCTCGTCCCCGACGCGGTCTCCCGCACCACCGACACCGGCCTGAGCGAGATCGCCGGCCTCGGCGTACACCTCATCTCCACCACCGCACTCATCAGCCACCTCGCCGGCTGA
- a CDS encoding cytochrome P450 — translation MRAPDRPAARLDFTDPGFQTNPWPLYDWHRRHEPVTYSEAMNCYFVFGYRHVRHVLTSQDFTAHHPFRRSRVAFGPSALDSEGVVHARLRGSLTEPFRPRTVLGYQQVISDIVRSLVDELLPSGRPDWLDELAWRLPTRVACRILGLPEDDDRLLYQMMRPLILFVDHATVGYADVVGCRDRLRAYLRDTIDLGLDREAMLRGMVESRTLTDGEIVDNAILLLAAATETTCSAVINLLARVAGTPGLWASLRANPSRVPAVVAETLRHEPPLHVTLRYAAADVELAGCAIPAGAPVQVCLASANRDPDVFADPDTWDSGRERHVPMTFGVGRHHCLGSALAQAELETLVHELLGRLADLWTTAPTDLAPRGRTFRSVQGLRLGHRP, via the coding sequence GTGCGCGCACCTGACCGGCCGGCGGCCCGGCTCGACTTCACCGATCCCGGATTCCAGACGAACCCGTGGCCGCTGTACGACTGGCACCGACGCCACGAGCCGGTCACCTACTCGGAGGCGATGAACTGCTACTTCGTCTTCGGCTACCGACACGTCAGGCACGTGCTGACGTCGCAGGACTTCACCGCACACCACCCGTTCCGGCGTAGCAGGGTCGCGTTCGGCCCCTCGGCGCTCGACAGCGAGGGGGTCGTCCACGCCCGGCTGCGCGGCTCGCTCACCGAACCGTTCCGGCCCAGGACGGTGCTCGGGTACCAGCAGGTCATCTCCGACATTGTGCGGAGCCTGGTGGACGAACTGCTGCCGTCGGGGCGGCCCGACTGGCTCGACGAGCTCGCGTGGCGGCTGCCCACCCGGGTGGCCTGCCGGATCCTGGGCCTCCCCGAGGACGACGACCGGCTGCTGTACCAGATGATGCGGCCCTTGATCCTGTTCGTCGACCACGCCACGGTGGGCTACGCCGACGTGGTGGGGTGTCGTGACCGGCTCCGCGCCTACCTGCGCGACACCATCGACCTCGGGCTGGACCGCGAAGCGATGCTGCGCGGCATGGTCGAGTCGAGGACGCTCACCGACGGGGAGATCGTCGACAATGCGATCCTGCTCCTCGCCGCCGCGACGGAAACGACCTGCTCGGCCGTCATCAACCTCCTCGCGCGGGTGGCGGGCACGCCCGGGCTGTGGGCGTCGTTGCGCGCGAACCCGTCGCGCGTGCCCGCCGTGGTGGCCGAGACGCTCCGCCACGAGCCGCCGCTGCACGTCACCTTGCGCTACGCGGCGGCGGACGTGGAGCTGGCCGGTTGCGCGATCCCGGCCGGCGCCCCGGTGCAGGTGTGCCTCGCCAGCGCCAACCGCGACCCCGACGTGTTCGCCGACCCCGACACGTGGGACTCGGGCCGCGAACGCCACGTGCCGATGACCTTCGGGGTCGGCAGGCACCACTGCCTCGGATCAGCCCTGGCCCAGGCGGAGTTGGAGACCCTGGTCCATGAGCTGCTCGGCCGGTTGGCGGACCTGTGGACCACCGCACCGACCGACCTCGCACCGCGCGGGCGCACCTTCCGGAGCGTGCAGGGCCTCCGGCTGGGCCACCGGCCGTGA